DNA from Candidatus Eisenbacteria bacterium:
GGATGCCGGAGGTGACGTCGACGCCGGCGATGAACACCCGCCCCTCGTCGTCGAACGTGACGGGGTTCCGCCGCGCGAGCTCGCCCACCGGCTCGGCGTCGCCGAGCGGCAGGCCCTCGCGCAGCGCGAGCCACGTGAGCGCGCGGTACATCGCCCCCGTGTCGAGGTAGCCGAAGCCGAGCCGCTCCGAGAGCTGCTTGGCGACGGTGCTCTTGCCCGCACCCGCGGGCCCGTCGATGGCCACGATCATCGCTGCACGAGTTGGTCGACTAGCTCGAAGAAACCGGGGAAGCTTATAGCCACGCAGTCGGGGTCAACGAGGTCGACGCCCTCCCGCGAGACGAGGCCCGTGATCGCCCCGAGCATCGCGACCCGGTGGTCGCCGCGGGCGTCGATCTTGCCGCCGCGGGGCCGCGCCGGCGTGCCGCGCACCTCGAAGCCGTCCGGCCGGGGCTCGATGCGAACGCCGGCCGCCCGGAGACCCTCGGTCACCGTCTCGATGCGGTCGCTCTCCTTCGCGCGCAGCTCCTCGGCGCCGCGCACGACCGTGCTTCCGTGCGCGAACGCGCCGAGCAGGGCGACCAGCGGCAGCTCGTCGACCAGCCGCGGCACCTCCTCCGCCTCGACCGCGGTCGCGACGAGCGGCGTCGAGCGCACCTCGAGGTCGGCCACCGGCTCGCCGGCCACGGTGCGCCGGTTGAAGACGGCGATCCGCGCACCCATGCGGTCGAGCACGTCGAGCAGCCCGGTGCGCAGCGGGTTGACGTTGACGCCGCGCAGGATCAGCTCCGAACCGTTCAGCAGCACGGCAGCGGTGATCAGCGGCGCCGCCGAGGAGAGCTCACCGGAGATCTCGACGTCGAGCGGCGGCAGCCGGTCGACGGGCCACACCGATACCGACTTCGCGGTGCGGCGGACGCGCACGCCGAGCTCGGCGAACATGCGCTCCGTGTGGTCGCGCGTCGGATGTGGCTCGATCACCGTCGTCGGTCCCGCGCTCGCGTAGAGCGCGGCGATCAGGATCGCCGACTTCACCTGCGCGCTCGCGACCGGGAGAGTCCAGGTGATGCCCTGCAGGTCGCCGCCCTCGATCTCGAGCGGGGCATGGCCCTCGGTGCTGCGGATCGTGGCGCCCATCCGCCGCAGCGGCTCCGCCACGCGCTCCATGGGACGGCGCCGCAGCGACGCGTCACCGTCGAGCGTGCGGCGCCCCCGCCGGCCCGCCACGAGGCCGGCGCCGAGCCGCATGGTCGTACCGGAGTTGGCGCAGTCGATGGCGACGTCGACACCCTCGCCGAGCGCGAGACCCCGGCCGTCGATCTCCGCCGTGTCGCCGTCCCGTCGCGTGGCCGCACCGAGCGTCCGCACGGCCGCGAGCGTCGCCGCGACGTCGGCGCCGCCCGGGATGCCGCGCACGACCGACGTCCCCTCGGCGAGCGCCGCCAGCAGGAGCGCGCGGTGTGCGATCGATTTGTCGCCCGGGACGACGACGTCCCCCGCGAGCGGGCCGCGGCGCCCGCGCACGCGCAGCGGCCGGGTCACGGCTTCGCTCCGAGACGCTGCCGGACCTGGGCGGCGGCGGCGAGCATTCGTTCGAGCGCGGTCGCGTCGCCGCTCTTCATGGCGTGCTCGATCGCGTCGAGCGCGGCGCGAAACTCCGACAGCGCCGCCGCGAGCGCGGGACGATTGCCCAGCGCGATGTCGCGCCAGACTTCGGCCGGGCTGGCGGCGATGCGCGTCGTGTCGACGAACCCGCTGCCGGCGTAGTCGAGCAGCGTGCGACCGTCCTCGGTGCGCCCAGCCACGGCGGCGACCAGCGCGTAGGCGACGAGGTGCGGGAGATGCGAGACCCGCGCGAGGATCGCATCGTGGGTCTCGGGCGTCATCGTCTCGACACGCGCGCCGACACCCTCCCAGAGGGCGCGTACGAGGGCGGCCGCCCCGGGGTCGGTGCGCGGTGTCGGCGTCACGATGCAGAGGCGGCCGCGGAAGAGATCGGCCTCGGCCGCAGCGGCTCCCGCACGCTCGTTGCCGGCGATCGGATGCGCGCCCACGACGCGTCGCGGATCGGGCCAGGCCGCCTCCAGCTCCGCGACCAGCGATCCCTTCACGCTCCCGACGTCCGTCAGCACGGTCGTGGGTCGGGCGTGGGCCCGGAATCGCTCCGCCAAGCGGGCGCAGGTCGCAACCGGCGTCGCCAGGACGATGAGGTCGGCATCCGCGGCCGCGGCCTCGTCCGTGGCGACGCGATCGATGAGCCCGCGCTGGAGCGCGACGTCCAGGTTCGCGCGCGTCCGCCCGAACCCCACCACCTCCCGCACGAGCCCCGCCTTGCGCGCCGCCAGCCCGAGCGAGCCGCCGATCAAGCCGACGCCCGCGAGCGTCATGCGCCCGACGAGCACGCTCATGCACGGCGCTCGGCGAGCACGGCCTCGAGCGCCTGGATGCAGCGCGCGTTCTCCTCCGGCAGGCCGATGCTGACACGCAGGTGCTCGGGAAAGCCGTAGCCGTCCATCGGCCGGACGATCACGCCGCGGGCGAGGAGGGCCTCGTAGATCGGGACGCCGCTGCCGACGCGCACGAGAATGAAGTTCGCCGAGCTCGGAACCCAGGCGAGCCCCAGCCGGTCGAACTCGCGCGTGAGGTAGGCCATGCCCTCGCGGTTGACGGCGAGCGTGCGGCGCACGTGCTCGTGGTCCTCGAGGGCCGCGAGCGCCCCGACCTGCGCCAGCACGTTCACGTTGAACGGCTGCCGCACACGCTCGAGCGCCTCGATGATCGGCGCCGGCGCCACCGCGTACCCGACGCGGAGACCCGCGAGGCCGTAGAGCTTCGAGAACGTCCGCAAGGTCACGACCGGAACCGCCCCATCACCGCGGCACACGACCGTGTCCGGGTACTCGGGATCGGTCACGAACTCGGCGTAGGCGTCGTCGGCGACCACCAGGAGCTGCCGGCCCGCGAGCGCCCGCAGGAACCCCTCCCACGCCGGTCGGCGCACGATCGTTCCCGTGGGGTTGTTCGGGTTCGCGACGAAGACGACGCGCGTGCGCGAGGTCACGGCGTCGGCCATCGCTTCGAGGTCGTGCGTGAAGTTGCGCAGCGGGACGATGCGCGGCGTCGCCGCCACCGCCTGCGTCACCATGCGGTAGATCACGAACGCCTGGTCGGCCATCACGGCCTCGTCGCGCGGGCGCAGGAAGGTCCGGGCCACGAGCTCGATCAGCTCGTTCGAGCCATTGCCGACCATGATCTCGTCGGGCGACACGCCGTGCCGCTCCGCCAGCCGCCGCGTGAGGTAGAACGCCGAGCCATCCGGATAGCGGTGCAGGTTCGGCAGGGCGCGCGCGATGGCCTCGGTCGCCTTCGCGGACGGCCCGAGCGGATTCTCGTTCGAGGCGAGCTTGATCGAGTCGTGGATCCCGAGCTCGCGCTCGAGCTCCTCGATGGGCATGCCCGGCGGATACGGGGCCAGGGTCCGGATCCACTCGGGGACGAGCAAGCGAATGTCCATGCTGCCTCAGCCGGTCCCGCCGGGCGCGGCGGGGTACGACCCGAGCACTTTGGCACGCAGCGCGCGGCGCGCAACCGCCGCCAGCGCCCGCTCGACGCGCCGCTCGCGGCGGTGGCCGCGCAGATCGAGGAAGAAGTAGTACTCCCACGGCCGCTCGCGCAGGGGACGCGACTCGATCTTGATCAGGTCGATGCCGTGCGCCGCGAACGGGCGCAGCAGCTTCGCCAGCACGCCCACCTCGTCGCGCACGCTGACGACGATGGACGTCTTGTCGTCGCCCGACGGCTCGGCGGCATCGTGCCGCCCGAGCACGAGGAAGCGCGTCGTGTTCCCGGCGTCGTCCTGGATGTCGCGCTTCACGACCGCGACGCCGTACGCGTCGGCGGCCGCCTCGGCGGCGACCGCCGCGGAGCCACGCTCCCGCGCCGCACGCTCGGCGGCCGCGGCGTTACTCGGCGCTTCGAGCTGGGGCACGCCCGGCAGGTGCGTCGCGAGCCACTGCCGGCACTGCGCCAGCGCCTGCGGGTGCGCGATCACGCGGCGCACGGCGCCGATCGCGGTCCCGCGCCGGGCGAGCAGGCAGTGCCGGATCGGCAACGAGATCTCGGCGCATATGCTGAGCGGCGAATCGACGAGGAGGTCGAGCGTGTTCGCGACCATGCCCTCGGTCGAATTCTCGACCGGGACGACGCCGAGATCGGCCCGTCCGTTCTCCACGTCCCGGAAGACCTCGGCGACCGTCGGCGCCGGACGGTAGGCAGCCGCGCTGCCGAACTGCTCGAGCGCGGCCAGGTGCGTGTAGGTCGCCTGCGGCCCGAAGTACGCGACGGTGAGGCGCTCTTCGAGGCTCCGCGAGGCGGAGATGATCTCGCGGAAGATCGCGCGCACGTGGGCCGCGGTGAGCGGCCCCGGGTTCGCGCGAACCAGTCGCGCCAGCACGCCCTTCTCGCGCCCCGGCGCGTAGATGGTGCTGTTGCGCCGCGCCTTGTGCGAACCGATCCCGATCACGAGCCGCGCGCGACGCGTGAGGAGTCGGAGCAGCTGGTCGTCGATCCGATCGATCTGCCGCCGAAGCGCTGCGATCGCGGGCGGGCGAGCCATACGGGGTTGCGGTGGGCGTCTACTCTGGGCCCTGCGCTTTTGCAATGCGCGCGCCGCCGAGGAACGCCGCGACGTCGTCCGCGATGCGGGCCGTGTCGCGGTCCGGATCGCGCCAGACGACGTGCGGCTCGTGTCGAAACCACGTGCGCTGGCGTTTCGCGTAGCGCCGCGTCGCGAGCGCCGTCGCCTGCGCGGCCTCGGCGAGCTCCGCGCGCCCCTCGACCACACGCCGCATCTCCGCGTAGCCGAGCGTGCGCCACACCGGCGCCTCGTCCCCGTAGCCGCGTGACGCGAGACGGCGGACCTCGTCGAGCCATCCGGCGGCGAGCATCGCGTCGATGCGTCGCGCGATGCGGGCGTCGAGCGTCGGGGTGGGAACCGCGAGCCCGATGACGAGGGCCTCGAACGACGCGTCGGCGAACGCATGGGTCGCCTGCCATTCCGACAG
Protein-coding regions in this window:
- the cmk gene encoding (d)CMP kinase, with the protein product MIVAIDGPAGAGKSTVAKQLSERLGFGYLDTGAMYRALTWLALREGLPLGDAEPVGELARRNPVTFDDEGRVFIAGVDVTSGIRQSRIDRMVSVVARHTAVREVMRERQRSLAAHGNIVIEGRDIGTIVV
- the aroA gene encoding 3-phosphoshikimate 1-carboxyvinyltransferase, whose protein sequence is MTRPLRVRGRRGPLAGDVVVPGDKSIAHRALLLAALAEGTSVVRGIPGGADVAATLAAVRTLGAATRRDGDTAEIDGRGLALGEGVDVAIDCANSGTTMRLGAGLVAGRRGRRTLDGDASLRRRPMERVAEPLRRMGATIRSTEGHAPLEIEGGDLQGITWTLPVASAQVKSAILIAALYASAGPTTVIEPHPTRDHTERMFAELGVRVRRTAKSVSVWPVDRLPPLDVEISGELSSAAPLITAAVLLNGSELILRGVNVNPLRTGLLDVLDRMGARIAVFNRRTVAGEPVADLEVRSTPLVATAVEAEEVPRLVDELPLVALLGAFAHGSTVVRGAEELRAKESDRIETVTEGLRAAGVRIEPRPDGFEVRGTPARPRGGKIDARGDHRVAMLGAITGLVSREGVDLVDPDCVAISFPGFFELVDQLVQR
- a CDS encoding prephenate dehydrogenase codes for the protein MSVLVGRMTLAGVGLIGGSLGLAARKAGLVREVVGFGRTRANLDVALQRGLIDRVATDEAAAADADLIVLATPVATCARLAERFRAHARPTTVLTDVGSVKGSLVAELEAAWPDPRRVVGAHPIAGNERAGAAAAEADLFRGRLCIVTPTPRTDPGAAALVRALWEGVGARVETMTPETHDAILARVSHLPHLVAYALVAAVAGRTEDGRTLLDYAGSGFVDTTRIAASPAEVWRDIALGNRPALAAALSEFRAALDAIEHAMKSGDATALERMLAAAAQVRQRLGAKP
- the hisC gene encoding histidinol-phosphate transaminase; translated protein: MDIRLLVPEWIRTLAPYPPGMPIEELERELGIHDSIKLASNENPLGPSAKATEAIARALPNLHRYPDGSAFYLTRRLAERHGVSPDEIMVGNGSNELIELVARTFLRPRDEAVMADQAFVIYRMVTQAVAATPRIVPLRNFTHDLEAMADAVTSRTRVVFVANPNNPTGTIVRRPAWEGFLRALAGRQLLVVADDAYAEFVTDPEYPDTVVCRGDGAVPVVTLRTFSKLYGLAGLRVGYAVAPAPIIEALERVRQPFNVNVLAQVGALAALEDHEHVRRTLAVNREGMAYLTREFDRLGLAWVPSSANFILVRVGSGVPIYEALLARGVIVRPMDGYGFPEHLRVSIGLPEENARCIQALEAVLAERRA
- the pheA gene encoding prephenate dehydratase codes for the protein MARPPAIAALRRQIDRIDDQLLRLLTRRARLVIGIGSHKARRNSTIYAPGREKGVLARLVRANPGPLTAAHVRAIFREIISASRSLEERLTVAYFGPQATYTHLAALEQFGSAAAYRPAPTVAEVFRDVENGRADLGVVPVENSTEGMVANTLDLLVDSPLSICAEISLPIRHCLLARRGTAIGAVRRVIAHPQALAQCRQWLATHLPGVPQLEAPSNAAAAERAARERGSAAVAAEAAADAYGVAVVKRDIQDDAGNTTRFLVLGRHDAAEPSGDDKTSIVVSVRDEVGVLAKLLRPFAAHGIDLIKIESRPLRERPWEYYFFLDLRGHRRERRVERALAAVARRALRAKVLGSYPAAPGGTG